A single genomic interval of Candidatus Baltobacteraceae bacterium harbors:
- a CDS encoding DUF1801 domain-containing protein codes for MKKIDNPKSGESPSALIDARIKELGDWRGETLSKIRKLIKRADPDVAEEWKWRGVPVWSHDGQICTGETYKSIVKLTFAKGARLKDPKRLFNSSLEGNVRRAIDLHEGDQIDESAFEALVRAAIALNESPAR; via the coding sequence ATGAAGAAGATCGACAACCCGAAAAGCGGTGAGTCTCCCTCCGCGCTCATCGACGCGCGAATCAAGGAGTTGGGCGATTGGAGAGGCGAGACGCTCTCAAAGATCCGCAAACTCATCAAGCGTGCAGACCCCGACGTTGCTGAGGAGTGGAAGTGGCGCGGGGTGCCCGTCTGGTCTCACGACGGACAGATATGCACGGGCGAGACCTACAAGAGCATCGTTAAGCTGACCTTCGCCAAGGGTGCGCGGCTCAAGGATCCGAAGCGGCTGTTCAACTCGAGCCTTGAGGGCAACGTCCGGCGCGCCATCGATCTTCACGAAGGCGATCAGATCGATGAGAGCGCATTCGAGGCGCTCGTTCGCGCGGCCATCGCGCTCAACGAATCGCCCGCTCGCTAG
- a CDS encoding MarR family transcriptional regulator, protein MRTALLMLIAVLEQTYPAEISRYLRSTIPAVQRTLDKLEEEGIVASRQLAVRTVTLNPNYPAFRELRALLLRLAEGYRQYQIVKESRRTRPRRRGKPL, encoded by the coding sequence CTCATGCTGATCGCCGTCCTCGAGCAGACCTATCCTGCGGAGATTAGCCGATACCTTCGGTCCACTATCCCGGCCGTCCAGCGAACGCTCGATAAGCTTGAGGAGGAGGGCATAGTCGCTAGCCGCCAGCTCGCGGTACGAACGGTCACGCTCAATCCGAACTATCCCGCCTTTCGCGAACTTCGGGCGCTCTTGCTGCGTCTTGCAGAGGGCTACCGCCAATATCAAATCGTCAAGGAATCGCGGCGGACGCGACCTCGCCGGCGGGGAAAGCCGCTGTGA